In Paenibacillus hexagrammi, the following are encoded in one genomic region:
- the glnA gene encoding type I glutamate--ammonia ligase yields MSVQNVLSLIKEKNIQWVDFRFVGLSGKQQHISLPASEVDEETFVNGVAFDGSSIPGFRGIEQSDMVMMPDTETAYVDPFTAHPTLVIMSNIHTPEGERYDRDPRSIAQKAEEYLQTTGVGTTAFFAPESEFFIFDDVRYESSMNKSYFEVDSEEAAWNTSRKEEGGNLGYKIPVKGGYVPVAPTDSQQDIRSEMCNLLADAGLRIERHHHEVATAGQAEINFRFDTLTKTADNLLKYKYIVSNTARQYGKVATFMPKPLFGDNGSGMHVHMSIFNEGEPLFYEKGAYANLSELAINYIGGILYHAPALIALTNPSTNSFKRLVPGYEAPVNLVFSKGNRSAAVRIPIAAVTPKGCRIEFRTPDSTANPYLAFAAMLMAGLDGIKKKIDPRALGYGPFDKNIYEMSDAEKAEIRSVPGTLDEALDALAADSDFLLEGGVFTQDFIDNYIDLKRGEAKQVSIRIHPHEYSLYFDC; encoded by the coding sequence ATGTCAGTTCAAAACGTGTTGAGTCTTATTAAGGAAAAAAACATTCAGTGGGTAGATTTCCGTTTCGTAGGTCTTTCCGGTAAACAGCAGCACATTTCTCTGCCTGCTTCCGAAGTGGACGAAGAAACTTTCGTGAACGGAGTTGCTTTTGACGGTTCTTCCATTCCGGGTTTCCGTGGTATTGAGCAATCCGACATGGTAATGATGCCAGATACCGAAACTGCGTATGTAGATCCTTTCACAGCTCACCCAACTTTGGTTATTATGAGCAACATTCACACTCCTGAAGGCGAGCGTTATGACCGCGACCCGCGCAGCATCGCTCAAAAAGCAGAAGAATATCTGCAAACAACAGGTGTTGGTACAACTGCATTCTTTGCTCCTGAATCCGAATTCTTCATCTTTGATGATGTTCGTTACGAATCCAGCATGAACAAATCATATTTCGAAGTTGATTCTGAAGAAGCAGCTTGGAACACTAGCCGCAAAGAAGAAGGCGGAAATCTGGGATATAAAATTCCTGTTAAAGGCGGTTACGTTCCAGTAGCTCCTACAGATTCCCAACAAGATATCCGTTCCGAAATGTGTAACCTTTTGGCTGATGCTGGTCTTCGCATTGAGCGTCACCACCACGAAGTTGCAACTGCAGGACAAGCAGAAATCAACTTCCGTTTTGATACATTGACTAAAACAGCAGACAACCTGCTTAAATACAAATACATCGTGTCCAACACAGCTAGACAATACGGTAAAGTAGCTACATTCATGCCAAAACCATTGTTCGGCGATAACGGTAGCGGTATGCACGTTCATATGTCCATCTTCAACGAAGGAGAGCCTTTGTTCTATGAAAAAGGAGCATATGCGAACCTGAGTGAATTGGCAATTAACTACATCGGCGGTATCCTGTACCACGCTCCAGCTTTGATCGCTTTGACTAACCCTAGTACAAACTCCTTCAAACGTCTGGTTCCTGGTTACGAAGCGCCTGTTAACTTGGTATTCTCCAAAGGTAACCGTTCCGCGGCTGTTCGTATTCCGATCGCTGCTGTTACACCTAAAGGCTGCCGTATCGAGTTCCGTACTCCGGATAGCACAGCTAACCCTTACTTGGCGTTCGCAGCTATGCTGATGGCTGGTCTTGACGGTATCAAAAAGAAAATCGATCCTCGTGCTCTTGGATACGGTCCTTTCGACAAAAATATCTATGAAATGTCCGATGCAGAAAAAGCAGAAATCCGCAGCGTACCTGGTACATTGGATGAGGCTTTGGATGCTCTTGCAGCTGATTCCGACTTCTTGCTTGAAGGCGGCGTATTTACTCAAGACTTTATCGATAACTATATCGATCTTAAGCGCGGCGAAGCAAAACAAGTTTCTATCCGCATTCATCCGCACGAGTACTCCTTGTACTTCGATTGCTAA
- the nrdF gene encoding class 1b ribonucleoside-diphosphate reductase subunit beta: MSSIKRAVNWNRPDDDFTITFWNQNIMQFWTDEEIPLSDDKMSWMTLSPAEQALYMKVLGGLTLLDTMQGGVGMPKILEHVEGLQRKAVLSFMGMMEQIHAKSYSSIFTTLSSTEEINDIFQWVEENPYLQFKANTISRYYDTIETRKQLYMAMAASVLLESYLFYSGFFYPLYLAGQGKMTSSGEIIDLILRDESIHGLYVGVLAQEVYDELSPGEQDEAYEELKGLLAELHANEERYTEELYASIGLAQDVKAFLRYNANKAFMNLGLDPEFPDEDINPIVLNGLSTKTKQHDFFSKKGNGYVRTIHVEPLSDDDFSFDDM, from the coding sequence ATGAGCAGCATCAAGAGAGCCGTCAACTGGAACAGACCTGACGATGATTTCACCATCACATTCTGGAATCAAAATATTATGCAATTCTGGACGGACGAAGAGATCCCGCTATCCGACGACAAGATGTCCTGGATGACGCTCAGCCCGGCCGAACAAGCGCTGTATATGAAGGTTCTGGGAGGGCTTACGCTGCTCGACACGATGCAGGGCGGCGTTGGTATGCCGAAGATTCTGGAGCATGTGGAAGGCCTGCAGCGTAAGGCTGTGCTCAGCTTTATGGGGATGATGGAGCAAATTCACGCCAAGTCGTACAGCAGCATTTTCACAACACTTTCTTCCACAGAGGAGATCAATGATATCTTCCAATGGGTGGAGGAAAATCCTTATCTTCAGTTTAAAGCCAATACCATCTCCCGCTATTACGACACGATTGAGACGCGTAAGCAGTTGTATATGGCGATGGCGGCATCGGTTCTCTTGGAAAGCTACCTGTTCTACAGCGGATTCTTTTACCCGTTATATTTGGCCGGACAAGGCAAGATGACCAGCAGCGGTGAGATTATTGATTTGATTTTACGTGATGAGAGTATTCATGGTCTCTATGTAGGCGTTCTTGCACAGGAAGTGTACGACGAGCTCAGTCCCGGGGAGCAGGACGAAGCCTATGAGGAGCTGAAAGGGCTTCTGGCAGAGCTTCACGCTAACGAGGAGCGTTACACGGAAGAGTTGTATGCCTCCATTGGTCTAGCTCAGGATGTGAAGGCGTTCTTGCGGTATAACGCGAATAAAGCCTTTATGAATCTAGGTCTGGATCCTGAATTCCCGGATGAGGACATTAATCCGATTGTTCTTAACGGGCTGAGTACGAAGACGAAGCAGCATGACTTTTTCTCAAAAAAAGGCAATGGCTATGTACGAACGATTCATGTGGAGCCACTTAGCGATGATGATTTTTCTTTTGATGATATGTAG
- a CDS encoding NADPH-dependent FMN reductase, whose protein sequence is MKIVIVAGSNRKEASSTRLAEYIKLIMESKGIQVSFIDLYKTALPFYSPDEINGEHEGLSVMKKAMQQADGIVLSSPEYHGSMTGVLKNALDHVGQDQIGGKAVLSVSSAGGAVGVSTLQHMQATVRNLHGINCPEWISIGGEQRISFMGPLDEGAMNPNLKLRIHKAIDTFLQLATVLGKRE, encoded by the coding sequence ATGAAAATTGTCATTGTAGCGGGAAGCAACCGGAAAGAAGCCAGCAGCACGAGGCTAGCCGAATATATCAAGCTGATCATGGAAAGCAAGGGAATCCAGGTTTCTTTTATTGATTTATACAAAACTGCCCTGCCGTTTTACTCACCTGATGAGATTAATGGCGAGCACGAGGGATTGTCTGTTATGAAAAAAGCGATGCAGCAGGCTGATGGAATCGTTCTTTCTTCTCCTGAATATCACGGCAGTATGACAGGTGTGTTAAAGAATGCTCTCGATCACGTAGGCCAAGATCAAATTGGCGGCAAAGCGGTGTTGTCTGTAAGCTCGGCTGGAGGGGCTGTGGGTGTCAGCACCTTGCAGCATATGCAGGCTACAGTGAGGAATTTGCATGGTATTAACTGTCCGGAGTGGATTTCAATTGGCGGCGAACAACGAATCAGCTTTATGGGGCCGTTAGATGAAGGTGCTATGAATCCAAACCTCAAGCTTCGCATTCATAAAGCGATTGACACGTTCCTGCAATTAGCGACAGTGCTTGGAAAACGGGAATAG
- the aroF gene encoding 3-deoxy-7-phosphoheptulonate synthase, with amino-acid sequence MIAITSNKTSDERIQEIVQFIEKQGVTAHVSKGEDRTVIGIIGQADPKLAEQLRQMSGVEQVVKISKSYKLASRDFHPADTVIKIKDVEIGGEQLVIMGGPCAVESPEQIDEIARLVKAAGGQVLRGGAFKPRTGPYSFQGVGVEGLIMMAEAGKKHGLLTITEVMTPEYVDVCAEYADILQVGTRNMQNFDLLRKLGTIQTPVLLKRGFSATYDELLNAAEYILAGGNPNVMLCERGIRTFETYTRNTLDLSAIPVLKQLSHLPVISDPSHGTGRRELVEPMTKASVAAGADGLIIEMHTDPDNSMTGDGVQSLFPDQFAKLLVDLEKLAPLVGKRFDTKKEPILA; translated from the coding sequence ATGATCGCAATTACATCGAATAAAACTTCCGACGAGAGAATTCAGGAGATTGTTCAATTTATTGAAAAGCAAGGTGTTACAGCGCATGTGTCCAAAGGGGAGGACCGCACCGTTATCGGAATTATTGGTCAAGCCGATCCTAAACTTGCCGAGCAGCTTCGTCAAATGTCAGGCGTTGAGCAGGTTGTGAAGATCTCAAAGTCTTACAAGCTGGCTAGCCGTGATTTTCATCCTGCGGATACGGTAATCAAGATTAAAGACGTAGAAATCGGCGGCGAACAGCTTGTTATTATGGGCGGACCTTGCGCGGTAGAATCCCCAGAGCAAATTGATGAGATTGCGCGCTTAGTAAAAGCGGCAGGCGGTCAAGTCCTTCGTGGTGGAGCATTTAAGCCAAGAACAGGTCCGTACAGCTTCCAAGGCGTTGGTGTTGAGGGCTTGATCATGATGGCGGAAGCGGGCAAAAAGCACGGACTTCTTACCATTACAGAAGTAATGACTCCTGAATACGTGGATGTATGTGCCGAGTATGCTGACATTCTGCAGGTGGGAACACGCAATATGCAAAACTTTGATTTGCTGCGCAAGCTGGGTACCATTCAAACACCGGTACTTTTAAAGCGCGGATTCAGCGCCACCTACGATGAATTATTAAATGCAGCGGAATACATTTTGGCCGGAGGAAATCCGAACGTTATGCTGTGCGAACGCGGTATTCGTACTTTTGAAACGTATACTCGCAATACCTTGGACTTGTCAGCAATTCCAGTGCTTAAACAGCTCAGCCATCTTCCTGTAATCTCGGATCCAAGCCATGGTACTGGCCGCCGTGAGTTAGTTGAGCCTATGACGAAAGCGTCGGTTGCAGCAGGTGCAGACGGACTTATTATCGAAATGCACACGGATCCTGATAATTCCATGACAGGAGACGGTGTTCAGTCCTTGTTCCCTGATCAGTTTGCAAAATTGCTAGTCGACCTTGAGAAACTTGCTCCTCTAGTTGGCAAACGCTTTGATACGAAAAAAGAGCCAATCCTGGCGTAA
- the serC gene encoding 3-phosphoserine/phosphohydroxythreonine transaminase: protein MGNRAYNFNAGPAALPLEVLQKAQEELVEFKGIGMSIMEISHRSAEYEQVHNETQQLLKELFGIPDGYQVQFLQGGASTQFAMIPMNFLKSGKVGSYVLTGAWAEKAIQEAGLFGEVAIAASSKEQKFMKIPDLSEIQIHPDSAYLHVTSNETIEGAQFQSYPETGNVPLIADMSSDILSRPVDVSKFGMIYAGAQKNLGPSGVTVVIIKEDMLQDLPKTIPTMLRYEIHGKNNSLYNTPPVYSIYMVNLVLKWIKEQGGLTAVEAKNREKTGLIYSAIDQSGGFYRGPVDAGSRSMMNVTFRLQDEELEKKFIKETQQEGFVGLKGHRSVGGLRASTYNAVPYESCKALADFMVDFQKRNS from the coding sequence ATGGGAAATCGGGCCTACAATTTTAATGCGGGGCCGGCGGCTCTTCCACTCGAAGTGCTGCAGAAAGCACAGGAAGAGCTTGTCGAATTCAAGGGAATTGGCATGTCGATTATGGAAATTTCGCATCGCAGCGCCGAATACGAGCAAGTACATAATGAAACACAGCAGCTGTTGAAGGAGCTGTTCGGCATCCCGGACGGGTATCAAGTTCAATTCCTGCAAGGCGGCGCAAGCACGCAATTCGCGATGATCCCGATGAATTTCTTAAAGTCCGGTAAGGTGGGCAGCTATGTTCTGACAGGAGCATGGGCGGAGAAGGCGATTCAAGAAGCAGGCTTGTTTGGAGAGGTTGCGATCGCGGCCAGCTCCAAAGAACAGAAGTTCATGAAAATTCCTGATTTGAGCGAAATCCAGATTCACCCAGATTCGGCCTATCTTCATGTAACATCCAATGAGACCATTGAAGGCGCGCAATTCCAAAGCTATCCGGAGACAGGAAATGTGCCGCTGATTGCTGATATGTCCAGTGATATCCTTAGCCGTCCGGTAGATGTATCCAAGTTCGGCATGATCTATGCCGGTGCGCAGAAGAACCTGGGTCCATCCGGGGTGACAGTTGTCATCATCAAAGAGGACATGCTTCAAGATCTGCCGAAGACGATTCCGACGATGCTGCGTTACGAAATTCATGGTAAGAACAATTCCTTGTACAATACACCTCCGGTTTATTCGATCTACATGGTCAACCTTGTTCTGAAGTGGATCAAGGAGCAAGGCGGTCTAACTGCAGTTGAAGCAAAGAACCGTGAGAAAACAGGCTTGATTTACAGCGCAATCGATCAAAGCGGCGGCTTCTACCGCGGTCCAGTCGATGCAGGAAGCCGTTCCATGATGAATGTGACGTTCCGCCTGCAGGATGAAGAGCTTGAGAAGAAGTTCATCAAGGAGACGCAGCAAGAAGGCTTTGTCGGACTGAAAGGTCACCGCAGCGTTGGCGGTCTGAGAGCTTCTACGTATAATGCCGTGCCATACGAATCCTGCAAAGCACTGGCTGATTTCATGGTAGACTTCCAAAAGCGTAATAGCTAA
- a CDS encoding AbrB/MazE/SpoVT family DNA-binding domain-containing protein: MKPAGVVRKVDQLGRIVLPKSLRKRYQMNEGDPVEILVQGDHIILERYRPKCVFCGNMDGVSEFRDRHICSVCLGEMNMLRSKV; this comes from the coding sequence ATGAAGCCTGCAGGAGTTGTACGTAAAGTTGATCAATTGGGACGAATTGTATTGCCCAAGTCGCTCAGAAAGAGATATCAAATGAACGAAGGAGACCCTGTTGAGATTTTGGTACAGGGCGACCATATTATTTTGGAAAGATACCGTCCCAAATGTGTCTTTTGTGGAAACATGGACGGAGTCAGCGAATTCAGAGATCGCCATATTTGCAGCGTGTGTCTCGGGGAAATGAATATGCTGAGATCGAAAGTATAA
- a CDS encoding mismatch-specific DNA-glycosylase yields the protein MGPISDHIRHHLRILFVGYNPSIRSGETGHHYANPTNRFYRILHAAGLTDRLYSAAEDQDLLDIGYGFTNIVARPTLTAAEIKPEEYKKGRETLREKIKTFQPRIVCFVGKGVYEQYSGRKGIVWGAQSNPVVRSSIEYVCPSSSGLVRMKLDEMVSIFSGMRAFMEKEEECT from the coding sequence TTGGGGCCAATTTCCGACCATATCCGACATCATCTGCGAATCCTGTTTGTTGGGTATAATCCAAGCATTCGCTCAGGTGAAACCGGACATCACTATGCCAATCCAACGAATCGGTTCTATCGAATTCTGCATGCCGCAGGTTTGACCGATAGGCTTTACTCGGCAGCGGAGGATCAAGATTTGCTGGATATCGGCTACGGTTTCACGAATATTGTCGCAAGACCTACATTGACTGCTGCTGAGATCAAACCGGAAGAGTATAAGAAGGGCAGAGAGACTCTTCGTGAAAAAATAAAAACGTTCCAGCCTCGAATTGTTTGTTTTGTCGGTAAGGGAGTCTATGAACAATATAGCGGTCGAAAAGGAATCGTCTGGGGCGCTCAATCGAACCCCGTCGTTCGGTCTAGCATTGAATATGTATGTCCGTCCTCCAGCGGACTCGTTCGAATGAAGTTGGATGAGATGGTGTCGATTTTTAGCGGTATGCGGGCATTCATGGAGAAAGAGGAGGAATGCACATGA
- the nrdI gene encoding class Ib ribonucleoside-diphosphate reductase assembly flavoprotein NrdI, translated as MLIAYDSKTGNVRRFIKKVNLPAVQIDEALRMDEPFVLVTYTTGFGQIPEKVSGFLERNHARLQGVAASGNKNWGDGFAKSADRIAEKYGVPVLSKFELSGTRQDVQRFVQGVQAIAAY; from the coding sequence ATGCTGATTGCTTACGATTCGAAGACAGGTAATGTTCGCAGGTTTATCAAAAAAGTAAATTTGCCGGCCGTTCAGATAGATGAAGCGTTGAGGATGGACGAGCCGTTTGTGCTTGTAACCTACACAACGGGCTTTGGTCAAATCCCGGAGAAGGTCTCTGGCTTCTTGGAACGGAATCATGCCAGACTTCAAGGCGTAGCAGCAAGCGGCAATAAGAATTGGGGAGACGGTTTCGCCAAGAGCGCCGACCGTATTGCAGAGAAATACGGAGTTCCGGTGCTGAGTAAATTCGAATTGTCCGGAACACGTCAAGATGTACAGCGATTTGTTCAGGGGGTGCAAGCAATTGCGGCATATTGA
- a CDS encoding phosphodiester glycosidase family protein, whose amino-acid sequence MSLHNDAVTIIGKLDQAASDAAITKTNIEKYFELYEKSTAEVASMLKSAAAQAARPGIIYDSRITAKLGSPRGQVSSSNIDLKLFDLHENNYSGYALKVNLKSDKAIKLVLGKDKMGSSETTLDAVRRYGAIAGVNAGGFADDNKGGRYPLDTTVIGGKYLNGFFPSNNGTIFIGLNKERKLIGGKFTSQSQLDALDPLMGSTFVPTLLQGGAKTSIPTQWQTSPARAARTIMANYKNDQLLFIVTDGRDESGNSGATLAELQDKMQSLGIVDAYNLDGGGSSTLIFNGSLINKPSDGKLRPLATHFLFFK is encoded by the coding sequence TTGTCTTTACACAATGACGCAGTTACGATCATCGGTAAGCTGGACCAAGCTGCGAGTGACGCTGCCATAACCAAAACGAATATCGAGAAATACTTTGAGCTGTATGAGAAAAGCACAGCAGAAGTTGCCAGTATGCTGAAAAGTGCCGCCGCACAAGCAGCACGGCCGGGAATCATTTATGACAGCCGTATTACCGCCAAGCTGGGAAGCCCCCGTGGCCAAGTATCTTCAAGTAATATTGATTTGAAACTGTTTGATCTTCATGAAAACAATTACTCCGGCTACGCGCTTAAAGTAAATCTGAAGAGCGACAAGGCCATTAAACTAGTACTTGGGAAAGATAAAATGGGAAGCAGCGAGACTACCCTAGATGCCGTTAGAAGATATGGGGCCATCGCAGGAGTGAATGCGGGAGGTTTTGCAGATGATAACAAAGGTGGGCGGTATCCTTTGGATACTACGGTTATCGGTGGTAAATACTTAAACGGATTCTTCCCTAGCAATAATGGCACCATCTTCATCGGATTGAATAAAGAGCGTAAGCTGATTGGGGGCAAGTTCACCAGTCAATCCCAGCTCGACGCACTGGATCCTCTGATGGGCTCGACTTTTGTGCCGACCCTGCTGCAAGGCGGTGCCAAGACGTCGATTCCAACGCAGTGGCAGACATCACCCGCTAGAGCGGCCCGTACGATTATGGCGAATTATAAGAACGACCAGCTGCTCTTTATTGTTACGGATGGACGCGATGAAAGCGGAAACTCCGGTGCTACATTAGCCGAGCTCCAAGATAAAATGCAGAGCCTCGGTATCGTCGACGCCTACAACCTGGACGGTGGAGGGTCCTCGACCTTGATCTTTAATGGAAGCTTGATTAACAAGCCTTCTGACGGCAAGCTCCGTCCGCTTGCTACCCACTTTCTATTTTTCAAATAG
- the trmL gene encoding tRNA (uridine(34)/cytosine(34)/5-carboxymethylaminomethyluridine(34)-2'-O)-methyltransferase TrmL, whose translation MAFHIVLVEPEIPANTGNISRTCAATGTHLHLVRPLGFDTDDKTLKRAGLDYWHSVKLEYHDSFDEVLQAYAGHRFFFATTKAKKRYTDFEFQDGDFFVFGKETKGLPESLLNQHPETLMRMPMSDAVRSLNLSNSAAIILYEGLRQTGFVGLT comes from the coding sequence ATGGCTTTTCATATTGTACTCGTGGAACCGGAAATTCCGGCAAATACAGGAAATATTTCGCGCACATGCGCTGCTACAGGCACACATTTACACTTGGTCAGACCGCTTGGATTCGATACGGATGATAAGACGCTAAAGCGTGCAGGTTTGGATTATTGGCACTCGGTTAAGCTTGAATATCACGATTCGTTCGACGAGGTACTCCAGGCTTATGCCGGTCACCGTTTTTTCTTTGCAACAACCAAGGCGAAGAAACGCTACACGGATTTCGAATTCCAGGACGGGGATTTCTTTGTGTTTGGGAAGGAAACGAAGGGCTTGCCTGAGTCTTTGCTGAATCAGCATCCGGAAACATTGATGAGAATGCCGATGTCGGATGCGGTACGTTCGCTAAATTTGTCTAATTCGGCAGCTATTATCTTATATGAAGGACTTCGTCAGACCGGATTTGTTGGACTTACATAA
- the thpR gene encoding RNA 2',3'-cyclic phosphodiesterase, giving the protein MQNTTAQSADFRLFVGIRPPEPVKAALEAWRSSAHTALPFQKWTHPEDVHVTLFFLGDTSAEATDALAQDLRQLAAAQPPLTLHAEGLGVFGPPAAPSVLWAGVAGDLDALHRLQREVTGACARHGFAAEARGYRPHITLARRYRTAAGAFRRAALAQAAPAAVWPAWRVEDIVLYRSHLGRQPSYEPIGEFPLGG; this is encoded by the coding sequence ATGCAAAATACGACAGCACAATCAGCCGACTTCCGACTATTCGTCGGCATTCGCCCTCCAGAGCCCGTCAAGGCAGCTCTGGAGGCATGGCGAAGCAGCGCCCATACAGCGCTGCCCTTCCAGAAGTGGACGCACCCTGAGGACGTCCACGTTACGCTCTTCTTCCTCGGCGACACCTCCGCCGAGGCTACTGATGCGCTGGCGCAGGACCTGCGCCAGCTGGCCGCGGCGCAGCCGCCGCTCACACTGCACGCCGAGGGTCTCGGCGTGTTCGGCCCTCCGGCGGCGCCGTCGGTGCTGTGGGCGGGCGTCGCCGGCGACCTCGATGCGCTGCACAGGCTGCAGCGCGAGGTGACGGGCGCCTGCGCCCGCCACGGCTTCGCGGCCGAAGCCCGGGGCTACCGGCCGCACATCACGCTGGCCCGCCGCTACCGCACAGCGGCGGGGGCATTTCGCCGCGCCGCGCTTGCGCAGGCGGCGCCTGCGGCGGTCTGGCCCGCGTGGCGGGTAGAGGACATCGTCCTCTACCGCAGCCACTTGGGCCGGCAGCCGTCGTACGAGCCGATCGGCGAATTCCCGCTCGGCGGATAA
- a CDS encoding response regulator transcription factor codes for MKRKILVVDDEPSISMLIEFNLKLVGFEVHCVYDGEAVFDAIQTFRPDLIVLDLMLPKMDGFQVCRKLRSQNNLVPIIMLTAMQDLTDKIAGLDNGADDYMTKPFSPQELVSRIQAIMRRIQALPSANEDAPIQIGQICVLPDQREVSVAGSPIELTPKEFELLLFLCKHRGKVLSRQQLLHGVWDYHFLGDTRIVDVHISHLRDKIEGNARSPQYIVTIRNVGYKLTEPAVKESLA; via the coding sequence ATGAAAAGAAAAATTTTAGTGGTGGATGACGAACCTTCCATCTCCATGCTCATAGAATTCAACTTAAAGTTAGTAGGCTTTGAAGTTCATTGTGTTTACGATGGTGAGGCTGTATTCGATGCGATTCAAACCTTTCGCCCCGATCTCATTGTTCTCGACTTAATGCTGCCGAAGATGGACGGATTTCAGGTCTGCAGAAAGCTGAGAAGTCAGAACAATCTCGTTCCGATCATTATGCTCACCGCCATGCAGGACCTGACAGATAAAATCGCAGGGCTTGATAACGGCGCCGATGACTACATGACGAAGCCGTTCAGCCCGCAAGAGCTGGTCTCCAGAATCCAAGCGATTATGCGCAGAATTCAAGCGCTTCCATCCGCCAATGAAGATGCACCGATCCAAATCGGACAGATTTGTGTGCTTCCTGATCAAAGAGAGGTTAGTGTTGCCGGTTCACCCATAGAGCTTACTCCAAAAGAATTCGAATTGCTGCTGTTTCTCTGCAAGCATCGTGGCAAGGTGCTTAGCCGCCAGCAGCTGCTCCATGGGGTTTGGGACTACCACTTCCTCGGTGATACCCGCATAGTCGATGTACACATCTCACATCTCCGTGACAAAATCGAGGGCAATGCCCGCAGTCCGCAATATATCGTGACCATCCGAAATGTCGGATACAAGCTGACAGAACCCGCGGTCAAGGAATCTCTGGCCTAA